Proteins encoded within one genomic window of Haladaptatus sp. QDMS2:
- a CDS encoding iron ABC transporter permease, producing MASENDSVELGNLGVLGRFDRSLVTLCLGSLVVVVAGGLVQVSFGAYSMSLGEAWRAVFNPNVIFNVQTWQAFLLGGEVPEMTKQSLIVWNIRLPRVFVAMLVGMNLAVSGAIFQAVTRNELASPFVLGVSSGAGLLILLTLVVFSGLTAFLPLIASVGGALAFLVVYVIAWKNGTSPVRLVLAGVIVGTVFGSLQTALFFFADDIGVVQSAIAWTTGSLTGTDWEQVRMALPWTLVAMFLALLGSRQLNLLMLGETTAKSLGMRVEKVRFALSGVAVLAAAASIAVAGIVGFVGLIVPHMVRTIVGSDSRKLVVGCIFAGPALMVAADVGARLVLNPVQIPVGIVTGLVGGPYFLYLMRKQDSMGEL from the coding sequence ATGGCGAGCGAGAACGACTCGGTCGAACTCGGGAACCTTGGCGTGCTCGGCCGCTTCGACCGGTCGCTCGTGACGCTCTGTCTCGGCAGTCTCGTCGTCGTCGTCGCTGGGGGCCTCGTGCAGGTCAGTTTTGGCGCGTACTCGATGAGTCTCGGGGAGGCGTGGCGGGCGGTGTTCAACCCGAACGTCATCTTCAACGTCCAGACGTGGCAGGCGTTCCTCCTCGGCGGCGAAGTGCCCGAGATGACGAAACAGAGCCTCATCGTCTGGAACATCCGCCTGCCGCGGGTGTTCGTCGCGATGCTCGTCGGGATGAACCTCGCTGTCTCAGGAGCCATCTTCCAGGCGGTCACCCGCAACGAACTCGCGAGTCCGTTCGTCCTCGGCGTCTCCTCGGGTGCAGGACTGCTCATCCTGCTCACGCTCGTCGTGTTTTCGGGACTTACCGCCTTCCTCCCGCTCATCGCCTCCGTCGGCGGGGCGCTCGCGTTCCTCGTCGTCTACGTCATCGCGTGGAAGAACGGGACCTCGCCCGTGCGACTGGTGCTCGCAGGCGTCATCGTCGGCACCGTCTTCGGGAGCCTCCAGACGGCGCTGTTCTTCTTCGCAGACGACATCGGCGTCGTCCAGTCGGCCATCGCGTGGACCACCGGGTCGCTCACCGGAACCGACTGGGAGCAAGTCCGTATGGCCCTCCCGTGGACGCTCGTCGCCATGTTCCTCGCGCTACTCGGCTCTCGCCAACTCAACCTCCTCATGCTCGGAGAGACCACGGCGAAGTCGCTCGGGATGCGCGTCGAGAAGGTTCGCTTCGCGCTGTCGGGCGTTGCCGTCCTCGCGGCGGCGGCGAGCATCGCCGTCGCGGGTATCGTCGGCTTCGTCGGCCTCATCGTCCCGCACATGGTGCGAACCATCGTCGGCAGCGACTCGCGGAAACTCGTCGTCGGCTGCATCTTCGCGGGGCCGGCGCTGATGGTCGCCGCAGACGTCGGGGCGCGCCTCGTGTTGAACCCCGTCCAGATTCCAGTCGGCATCGTCACCGGCCTCGTCGGCGGTCCGTACTTCCTCTATCTGATGCGAAAACAGGATTCGATGGGTGAACTCTGA
- a CDS encoding ABC transporter ATP-binding protein: MSDSHHITERIDAEAEADERPPSELVGEALEIGYPTTDEPVVECDTVVLPAGEVTALVGPNGSGKSTLLKTMANQLAPDGGHILLDGERIQSFDSKQLAQHLGLLSQENDSPGTLTVEELVYHGRYPHRSFFDSLSAADREAVDRAIDLAGVENLRDAEMGNLSGGQKQLAWIAMVLAQDTDVLLLDEPTTYLDLHHQLRVMEVVRTLNREKGVTVGIVLHDIGQAARFADNLIAMKDGALYDWGPPREVVTEELLADVFRVDADVDGESPTGPHIAPHRAIER; the protein is encoded by the coding sequence ATGAGCGACAGCCACCACATCACCGAGCGAATCGACGCGGAAGCTGAAGCGGACGAGCGACCGCCGAGTGAACTCGTCGGCGAGGCGCTCGAAATTGGCTATCCCACCACGGACGAACCGGTCGTCGAGTGCGACACGGTCGTCCTGCCGGCGGGTGAGGTGACGGCGCTGGTCGGGCCGAACGGCAGTGGCAAGAGCACGCTGCTGAAGACGATGGCCAACCAGCTCGCCCCCGACGGCGGACACATCCTGCTCGACGGCGAGCGCATCCAGTCGTTCGACTCGAAGCAACTCGCCCAGCACCTCGGCTTGCTCTCGCAGGAGAACGACTCGCCGGGGACGCTCACCGTCGAAGAACTCGTCTATCACGGCCGGTATCCCCACCGGAGTTTCTTCGATTCGCTCTCCGCGGCGGACCGCGAGGCAGTAGACCGCGCAATCGACTTGGCTGGCGTCGAGAATCTCCGCGACGCCGAGATGGGAAATCTGAGCGGCGGGCAAAAGCAACTCGCGTGGATCGCGATGGTGCTCGCCCAGGACACGGACGTTCTCCTGCTCGACGAGCCGACCACGTACTTGGACCTCCACCACCAGCTTCGCGTGATGGAGGTCGTGCGGACGCTCAACCGCGAGAAGGGCGTCACCGTCGGCATCGTGCTCCACGACATCGGACAGGCAGCGCGGTTCGCGGACAACCTCATCGCGATGAAGGACGGCGCGTTGTACGACTGGGGACCGCCGCGCGAAGTCGTGACGGAGGAACTGCTCGCAGACGTGTTCCGCGTCGACGCGGACGTGGACGGCGAGAGCCCCACCGGCCCCCACATCGCCCCCCACCGCGCCATCGAACGGTGA
- a CDS encoding ABC transporter substrate-binding protein: MRDSQTGTDGVTRRTYLKYGSAALGSAFVAGCTGGADEAPGTEGSDDKPTAEGGDSTYSITMEPMGEVTFESVPERWVAYDGGYADMGVALGKGDGMAGIGSSDRYYTQVYDELPGVSVDRESLEANDLGEAGMSKELFYELDCDVHVMDPQMLVNWFDWKESDVEEIETGVGPFVGNLIFRREDEWHDYRYYTLYEAFEKVAQLFGEVERYEAFETLHDEFIADVQAKLPPADERPNVLLVYAGSDQPEEFSPYRLNDKGTSKKQWHDLGVSDALAGTDVDGLSTTDRGKIDYETMLEIDPDVIMLRAHERKSAAEFQETVLSFMQDHPVARELTAVQNGRVYRGGYLFQGPIHNLFLTERGAQQLYPDVFGEVTGDDQLFDRQRVADIVNGEF, from the coding sequence ATGCGAGATTCACAGACGGGCACGGACGGCGTGACGAGACGGACCTACCTGAAATACGGGAGCGCGGCACTCGGAAGCGCGTTCGTCGCTGGGTGTACGGGCGGCGCAGACGAAGCGCCGGGCACGGAGGGGTCGGACGACAAACCGACCGCAGAAGGTGGAGACAGCACCTACTCGATCACCATGGAACCGATGGGCGAGGTCACATTCGAGTCGGTCCCCGAGCGGTGGGTCGCCTACGACGGCGGCTACGCCGACATGGGCGTCGCCCTCGGGAAGGGAGACGGCATGGCCGGAATCGGCAGTTCAGACCGCTACTACACGCAGGTGTACGACGAACTGCCGGGCGTGAGCGTCGACCGCGAATCGCTCGAAGCCAACGACCTGGGAGAGGCGGGCATGTCCAAGGAATTGTTCTACGAACTCGACTGCGACGTCCACGTGATGGACCCGCAGATGCTCGTAAACTGGTTCGACTGGAAGGAATCCGATGTCGAGGAAATCGAGACGGGCGTCGGACCATTCGTCGGCAACCTCATCTTCCGCCGGGAAGACGAGTGGCACGACTACCGCTACTACACCCTCTACGAGGCCTTCGAGAAGGTCGCTCAGCTGTTCGGCGAAGTCGAACGGTACGAGGCCTTCGAGACGCTCCACGACGAGTTCATCGCCGACGTGCAGGCGAAGCTTCCGCCAGCAGACGAGCGCCCGAACGTCCTCCTCGTCTACGCGGGAAGCGACCAGCCCGAGGAGTTCTCCCCCTACCGGCTGAACGACAAGGGGACGAGCAAGAAACAGTGGCACGACCTCGGCGTGAGTGACGCGCTCGCGGGAACGGACGTCGACGGCCTGAGCACGACCGACCGCGGGAAGATTGACTACGAGACGATGCTCGAAATCGACCCCGACGTCATCATGCTCCGGGCCCACGAGCGCAAGTCGGCCGCCGAGTTCCAGGAGACGGTGCTCTCGTTCATGCAAGACCACCCCGTCGCGCGCGAACTCACGGCCGTCCAGAACGGCCGGGTCTATCGCGGTGGCTACCTCTTTCAGGGACCGATTCATAACCTGTTTCTCACCGAACGGGGCGCACAACAACTCTATCCCGACGTGTTCGGCGAAGTTACGGGCGACGACCAGTTGTTCGACCGCCAGCGCGTCGCAGACATCGTGAACGGGGAGTTCTGA
- a CDS encoding ABC transporter substrate-binding protein — protein sequence MSETGSDRTTGPTRRQYLVSGGAVVAGGLLAGCTSSKSPDETTGTAMSGPDSSVKPYTATISPVGEVTVDGVPERVFTVFPQYLDMAVALGHGDAVNAVYVPEMSGTTMNHYYHHLDGVSLDWEGLHDPLADGLSKELLYELNSDVHLADPTWVATQDSWTESDVSEVATQLAPWFGNFYSGTQAAPPSGADEYEYYTLWELFERMAAVFDERERYEALEQVHADLVSHIQENLPPKVERPTAVRATLSADGTKFWTYHLNEPGYWLADTRPLGANDAFESADWGGLWGTVDYEAMLEADPDVILHLWGLTPSYSMSETRATLSNDPAGKQLRAVKNDRVYAAGMRYQGPIMNLFQLEMGAKQLYPDVFGPWPGYEDGDHYPEIQEDEHLFDRQRVADIVTGEF from the coding sequence GTGAGCGAGACGGGAAGCGACCGCACGACTGGCCCGACTCGACGCCAATATCTTGTCTCCGGCGGAGCAGTCGTCGCCGGCGGCCTCCTCGCCGGGTGCACCTCGTCGAAGTCGCCTGACGAGACGACGGGAACGGCAATGAGTGGCCCGGATTCGTCGGTGAAACCATACACGGCAACCATCTCTCCCGTCGGCGAGGTGACGGTCGACGGTGTCCCGGAACGCGTGTTCACCGTCTTCCCGCAGTACCTCGACATGGCCGTCGCACTCGGCCACGGCGACGCGGTCAACGCGGTGTACGTCCCGGAGATGTCCGGGACGACGATGAACCACTACTACCACCACTTAGACGGCGTCTCTCTCGACTGGGAGGGACTTCACGACCCGCTGGCCGACGGGCTCTCGAAGGAACTCCTGTACGAACTCAACAGCGACGTCCACCTCGCCGACCCTACGTGGGTGGCCACTCAGGACAGCTGGACCGAATCCGACGTTTCCGAGGTGGCGACCCAACTTGCCCCCTGGTTCGGCAACTTCTACAGCGGGACGCAGGCCGCGCCGCCGTCGGGGGCCGACGAGTACGAGTATTACACGCTCTGGGAACTGTTCGAGAGGATGGCGGCGGTGTTCGACGAACGAGAGCGATACGAGGCGCTCGAACAGGTCCACGCTGACCTCGTCTCGCACATCCAGGAGAATCTCCCACCGAAAGTCGAGCGACCGACCGCGGTCCGCGCCACACTTTCTGCCGACGGGACGAAATTCTGGACGTACCACCTCAACGAACCGGGGTACTGGCTGGCCGACACCCGCCCCCTCGGCGCGAACGACGCGTTCGAATCGGCAGACTGGGGCGGTCTGTGGGGCACGGTCGATTACGAGGCCATGCTCGAAGCAGACCCGGACGTCATCCTCCACCTGTGGGGGCTGACGCCGAGTTACAGCATGTCCGAGACGCGCGCGACACTCTCGAACGACCCGGCAGGCAAGCAGTTGCGGGCGGTCAAAAACGACCGCGTCTACGCCGCTGGGATGCGCTATCAGGGGCCGATAATGAACCTCTTTCAGCTCGAGATGGGCGCAAAACAGCTCTACCCCGACGTGTTCGGCCCGTGGCCAGGGTACGAAGACGGCGACCACTACCCGGAGATACAAGAGGATGAACACCTGTTCGACCGCCAGCGCGTCGCCGATATCGTGACCGGCGAGTTCTGA
- a CDS encoding alpha/beta hydrolase — protein MSTTDEHPHQGQHVSRGGTPLEEAEAAVILLHGRGAMATGILALGDQLAVDGVAYLAPQAANNTWYPYSFMNHISTNEPHLSSALELVADLLAEIEEAGIPAENTALVGFSQGGCLATEYIARNAKRYGGVAGLSAGLIGPRGTPRNYEGDLEETPVFLGCSDSDPHIPLDRVQETTKVLSELGAEVDERIYRGMGHTVNDDEIDAVRELVSGLVD, from the coding sequence ATGAGCACGACGGACGAACATCCCCACCAGGGCCAGCACGTCTCCCGCGGCGGGACGCCCCTCGAAGAAGCCGAGGCGGCCGTCATCCTGCTCCACGGGCGCGGCGCGATGGCCACCGGCATCCTCGCGCTCGGCGACCAACTGGCCGTCGACGGCGTCGCGTATCTCGCCCCGCAGGCGGCGAACAACACGTGGTATCCCTACTCGTTCATGAACCACATCTCGACGAACGAGCCCCACCTCTCCTCTGCGCTCGAACTCGTCGCCGACCTGCTCGCGGAAATCGAGGAGGCCGGCATCCCGGCCGAAAATACCGCACTCGTCGGCTTCTCACAGGGTGGCTGTCTGGCCACCGAGTACATCGCTCGCAACGCGAAACGCTACGGCGGCGTCGCGGGGCTGAGCGCCGGCCTCATCGGCCCGCGGGGGACGCCGCGCAACTACGAGGGTGACTTAGAAGAGACGCCAGTGTTCCTCGGCTGCTCCGACTCCGACCCACACATTCCGCTCGACCGAGTCCAGGAAACCACCAAAGTCCTCTCCGAACTCGGCGCAGAAGTCGACGAACGCATCTACCGCGGCATGGGCCACACGGTGAACGACGACGAAATCGACGCCGTCCGGGAACTCGTCTCCGGTCTGGTCGATTGA
- a CDS encoding ring-cleaving dioxygenase, producing the protein MTSDFDPTEGIHHVTALASDPQRNVDFYTETLGLRLVKQSVNQDEVHTYHLFYGDGAGSPGTSMTFFPIEHARPGRAGAGMAQTTSFLVDPDAVDYWVERFEDLGVEYSDPEQRADETVVPFRDPDGLQLELVAHPDAPAGTPWDESPVPAENQIRGFFGVTLALRAAGPTADLLSAMGYERVGDVDAERQRFRSSGDRGFVVDIVEDSDRERGVPGAGTVHHVAFRVPNDEVHESWRKALVARQLNVTDIIDRKWFHSIYFREPGGVLFEIATENPGYTVDEELDALGTSLVLPEWLEGRREEIEANLPPLDVSRPATMEAEQ; encoded by the coding sequence GTGACATCAGATTTCGACCCTACGGAAGGCATCCACCACGTCACGGCGCTCGCGAGCGACCCCCAGCGAAACGTCGATTTCTACACCGAGACCCTCGGGCTGCGTCTCGTGAAACAGAGCGTGAACCAGGACGAGGTTCACACCTACCACCTGTTCTACGGCGACGGGGCCGGCTCTCCGGGCACCTCGATGACCTTCTTCCCCATCGAACACGCCCGGCCGGGCCGCGCCGGGGCGGGCATGGCGCAGACGACGAGCTTTCTCGTAGACCCGGACGCGGTCGACTACTGGGTCGAACGGTTCGAAGACCTGGGCGTCGAGTACAGCGACCCGGAACAGCGTGCAGACGAGACGGTCGTCCCGTTCCGTGACCCGGACGGCCTACAACTCGAACTCGTCGCCCACCCGGACGCCCCGGCGGGCACCCCGTGGGACGAGAGTCCGGTTCCTGCAGAAAACCAGATTCGCGGTTTCTTCGGCGTGACGCTCGCGCTCAGAGCCGCCGGCCCGACGGCCGACCTGCTCTCGGCGATGGGCTACGAGCGCGTCGGCGACGTGGACGCAGAACGCCAGCGGTTCCGGTCGTCCGGTGACCGCGGCTTCGTCGTGGACATCGTCGAAGATTCCGACCGTGAGCGTGGCGTTCCCGGTGCGGGGACGGTCCACCACGTCGCCTTCCGCGTCCCGAACGACGAGGTTCACGAATCGTGGCGCAAGGCGCTCGTCGCCCGGCAGTTGAACGTGACCGACATCATCGACCGCAAGTGGTTCCACTCGATTTACTTCCGCGAACCCGGCGGCGTGCTGTTCGAAATCGCGACCGAGAACCCCGGCTACACCGTAGACGAGGAACTCGACGCCCTCGGCACGAGCCTCGTGCTTCCCGAATGGCTCGAAGGTCGCCGTGAGGAAATCGAAGCGAACCTGCCGCCGCTCGACGTCTCTCGCCCGGCCACGATGGAGGCCGAACAATGA
- a CDS encoding ABC transporter substrate-binding protein: MTMNDTTDFSRRSVLKGLGGLASTAALAGCSSVLGRDSAPSVRYAQALAPKTLDPVRMADPWSQSVATNVFEGLYRYDHDMTLVPQLAAGEPTVENDGKTHVVTLETDARFHDGAAVTAADVAYSYRAVREEERPDMWQVRPLDHIEVRDETTVAFHLSHPYPAMGHALTRGIVPKGVRESNPEKFAHKKPVGSGPYEVETATLGEHVSLTHWPEYWGDAAPTITHARFVQNHSDLARTTSLKTGQNDIVERVNPRLWDVTKDFSNAKTALQEGYLSHYIGFNCNEGPTADPRVRLAIDYLVNLDEVTEQFIGPVGRRQYGLLPPQLASEWELPVDAWRSIPRAKNKEKAKQLFIEADVGSWAPTIAVPKHDLLREKIAEELVHGLSAVGFYRARTEKYPWDEFREKIVSGSPSEYNIFVDAWAGGPDPDTYLYPLFHENAEGRTNGTFYQNESVMQTLDDARKTTDEARRRDLYESATRTLLEERVALPVFTLDNSFGLAAGIDGFDPHPLPGENPRLAALDP, from the coding sequence ATGACCATGAATGACACCACTGATTTCAGCAGACGAAGCGTGCTCAAGGGACTCGGCGGCCTTGCGAGCACCGCCGCACTCGCCGGTTGTTCGAGCGTCCTCGGGCGGGACTCCGCGCCCTCAGTCCGGTACGCCCAGGCACTCGCGCCGAAGACGCTCGACCCCGTTCGGATGGCCGACCCGTGGTCGCAGTCGGTGGCGACGAACGTGTTCGAGGGATTGTACCGCTACGACCACGACATGACCCTCGTCCCGCAACTCGCCGCGGGCGAACCCACCGTCGAGAACGACGGGAAAACCCACGTCGTGACGCTCGAAACGGACGCACGGTTCCACGACGGAGCCGCGGTGACTGCCGCGGACGTGGCTTACTCCTACCGCGCGGTCCGCGAGGAGGAACGTCCCGATATGTGGCAGGTGCGGCCACTCGACCACATCGAGGTTCGCGACGAAACGACGGTCGCGTTCCACCTCTCGCACCCGTATCCGGCGATGGGCCACGCGCTCACTCGGGGCATCGTGCCGAAAGGCGTCCGAGAGTCGAACCCCGAGAAGTTCGCCCACAAGAAACCCGTCGGCTCCGGCCCCTACGAGGTGGAGACGGCCACGCTCGGCGAGCACGTCTCGCTCACCCACTGGCCGGAGTATTGGGGTGACGCAGCCCCGACAATCACGCACGCCCGGTTCGTCCAGAACCACTCAGACCTCGCTCGCACGACCAGCCTCAAGACGGGGCAAAACGACATCGTCGAACGTGTGAATCCGCGGTTGTGGGACGTGACGAAGGACTTCTCGAACGCGAAAACGGCTCTTCAAGAGGGCTATCTCTCTCACTACATCGGCTTCAACTGCAACGAGGGGCCGACCGCCGACCCGAGGGTTCGGCTGGCTATCGACTACCTCGTGAACCTGGACGAGGTGACCGAACAGTTCATCGGGCCGGTTGGCAGACGCCAGTACGGTCTGCTCCCGCCGCAGCTCGCGAGCGAGTGGGAACTGCCGGTCGACGCGTGGCGGTCGATTCCGCGCGCGAAGAACAAAGAGAAAGCGAAGCAGTTGTTCATCGAGGCCGACGTGGGGTCGTGGGCCCCGACTATCGCCGTGCCGAAACACGACCTCCTGCGAGAGAAAATCGCGGAGGAACTCGTCCACGGCCTCTCTGCGGTCGGGTTCTACCGCGCTCGGACCGAGAAGTACCCGTGGGACGAGTTCCGCGAGAAGATCGTCTCAGGGTCGCCGAGCGAGTACAACATCTTCGTGGACGCGTGGGCCGGCGGGCCGGACCCCGACACGTACCTCTACCCATTGTTCCACGAGAACGCGGAGGGGCGAACCAACGGGACGTTCTACCAGAACGAATCGGTGATGCAGACCCTCGATGACGCACGCAAAACCACCGACGAGGCGCGTCGCCGCGACCTGTACGAGTCGGCGACGCGTACCCTGCTCGAAGAGCGGGTGGCGCTCCCGGTGTTCACGCTCGACAACTCCTTTGGCCTCGCCGCAGGCATCGACGGTTTCGACCCGCATCCGCTGCCGGGGGAGAATCCCCGACTTGCCGCCCTCGATCCGTAG